One Aspergillus oryzae RIB40 DNA, chromosome 2 genomic window carries:
- a CDS encoding uncharacterized protein (predicted protein) has protein sequence MQSQRNEQTIRQVPSEDNIPQSPVSTSIQQDQPLSSPIRTSSPLKKLNTAQPNSGGTVASPIKPHYSQHSVASPPQKFPPRQDVGYQGLRGDSPVEVSSVDISPVEGPSSPGAPEMTMDPSSPGGFSVSPVFPPLSPAVESNGSRNLDAERTSFDVGSADTPTWSDASLRSYLDDESDIRDLFIIVHDNSNVPPAGPDHPITGSLFKEESKRLKEMNSQLDSMLADWVGRKMRKSISQ, from the coding sequence ATGCAGAGCCAGAGAAACGAACAAACGATACGACAAGTACCGTCCGAGGACAATATCCCACAGTCCCCTGTCTCGACCAGTATTCAGCAAGACCAACCTTTGTCCTCTCCCATCCGGACATCAAGCCCGCTGAAGAAACTCAACACTGCACAGCCAAATTCGGGAGGCACGGTTGCATCTCCTATCAAGCCTCACTATTCGCAACACTCTGTTGCCTCTCCACCACAAAAGTTCCCTCCAAGGCAGGATGTGGGATACCAAGGCCTTCGTGGAGATTCACCGGTGGAAGTTTCTTCAGTGGATATCTCCCCGGTGGAAGGcccatcttcaccaggtGCACCGGAAATGACAATGGATCCATCATCGCCTGGAGGTTTCTCCGTCTCCCCGGTATTCCCACCTTTGTCTCCAGCTGTCGAGAGTAATGGTAGCAGGAATCTCGATGCAGAGAGGACATCGTTTGACGTGGGGTCGGCCGATACACCAACATGGAGCGATGCCAGCCTACGATCCTACCTAGACGATGAAAGCGACATCCGCGATCTGTTCATCATCGTTCATGATAACTCCAACGTTCCTCCTGCAGGCCCTGATCACCCAATCACTGGCAGCCTATTCAAGGAGGAGAGCAAGCGACTGAAGGAAATGAACAGCCAGTTAGATTCGATGCTAGCTGACTGGGTAGGCCGAAAGATGCGGAAGTCTATAAGCCAATGA
- a CDS encoding uncharacterized protein (predicted protein): MAASNLHTVAFFGATGGCNLACLVHALEAGICCSALVRDPAKLQNLLRQRGISDSVTAEKLCIVKGNVTDLDAVKQTLMYNGRPVDIIISGVGGKPVFTNPLRPRLDNPTICQDAVRTILAASRALGAKPVLIAISSVGLTTKKRDWPIALAPLNYWLLREPHADKKVMEETIFEEMSKPDEDRAIRDYTLVRPSWFTNGEGVGLGKIRAGTEMNPAVGYTICRNDVGLWIFENFLRRPLQLDNPYLGRPISITA, encoded by the exons atggctgcgAGCAACCTTCATActgttgctttctttggcGCCACTGGCGGGTGTAATTTGGCTTGTTTGGTTCATGCCTTGGAGGCTGGTATTTGTTGTTCTGCTT TGGTTCGTGATCCGGCCAAGCTCCAGAATCTACTGCGCCAACGGGGTATTTCCGATTCAGTCACCGCAGAAAAGCTCTGTATCGTGAAAGGCAACGTCACAGACCTTGACGCAGTGAAACAGACACTCATGTACAATGGCCGACCTGTCGACATAATCATCTCCGGCGTCGGCGGTAAGCCCGTTTTCACGAACCCGTTGAGACCCAGACTCGACAACCCGACTATCTGCCAGGACGCCGTTAGAACCATACTTGCGGCATCCCGAGCGCTTGGTGCGAAGCCGGTGCTCATCGCTATCAGCTCGGTGGGATTGACTACCAAGAAGCGAGACTGGCCGATTGCCCTGGCGCCATTGAACTACTGGCTGCTGAGGGAACCACATGCGGACAAGAAAGTCATGGAGGAGACTATTTTTGAAGAAATGAGCAAGCCCGATGAGGATAGGGCTATTCGGGATTATACCCTTGTTCGTCCTAGTTGGTTCACGAATGGTGAGGGAGTCGGGCTGGGTAAGATTAGGGCTGGGACGGAGATGAACCCGGCGGTTGGGTATACTATTTGTCGCAATGATGTTGGTCTTTGGATTTTTGAGAACTTTCTTCGTCGGCCGTTGCAGCTGGATAACCCGTATCTGGGACGGCCGATAAGCATTACTGCTTAA
- a CDS encoding uncharacterized protein (predicted protein), with protein MTRPRIVRADTLDLQDQHAPSAKDHSKQNIVVGSGFGPHQEQSIRHADQDTRTEVMHGPGAEENIIDEHRDGIDIYDDDDDLDDDLGHSQHVGGSEDGDLADGEGDDDLLDDDLMDKISSSPSIDDGALYLLIKPMDIEGGPMLLIFYQSSRTKF; from the exons ATGACGCGCCCCCGAATTGTTCGTGCTG AcactcttgatcttcaagacCAGCATGCACCCTCGGCTAAGGATCACTCGAAACAGAATATAGTCGTAGGCAGCGGATTTGGTCCGCACCAGGAGCAGTCCATTCGACACGCCGATCAAGACACCAGAACAGAAGTGATGCATGGGCCCGGGGCCGAAGAAAATATTATAGATGAACATCGCGACGGTATCGATATAtacgacgacgacgatgatttgGACGATGACTTGGGACATAGTCAGCATGTTGGAGGCTCAGAAGACGGTGATTTAGCAGACGGagaaggtgacgatgattTGTTGGACGATGATCTGATGGATAAAATCTCGAGCTCCCCATCTATCGACGACGGTGCGTTGTATCTCTTAATAAAGCCcatggatattgaaggcGGGCCCATGCTTTTGATTTTTTACCAAAGTTCGCGGACAAAGTTCTGA
- a CDS encoding Zn(II)2Cys6 transcription factor (predicted protein): MRRANPLYTGFMSLAKLMVLLADIMCRSPTKELSSWASLNLKYNFQVSHAVNMETQTRTSGLRQSCIFCRGRKIRCSGGRICNACRDRNINCVYGPEARKGRPKRKRTEDKCTLNPGISKRDRKQSILLTNTTIASALSDESPLSASVALKKVRTLGNELEQMFDDYFISKTGSESNLLQLSITSFQRHRRPYTSTPSSHPTQHQVNYDGLLSSIAQEMLELLLLRVGSLRCGQPENGNRNFFIASLVADTTSSMFDPPQHQNPLTALGKHRILQLVDMWFSAHPLSPLVSKTLLTSDVKDGTVDEALLAIILADAYHVLGGTSEQYGAISDESQKLFEFATTQIKQRQLPLGDSEALSTAQTLFLIAWRELCLGHARRATCIVGYTCYMASRLAKTGKNTDMKRVKLNGVEIDLVKKEVLQNIHWLCLTTTTWAFMQFDQALALFGPDEIPEFPCLDETTSALIRLDQASDNISTLSAQIQALRRLWPLSHIASTVSHIYILYFDMPAKKVPNASWQEQHIHQLYDLLQSCADFPTLSVKIRDVLLQAVQAVERRITMLSSQLYLLTAYHIIITHMLFSQNKTDQESLSLSSTAINAFCQSASALLALSYRSLDPSKGLMPVQRDDGVEFINMLVLGLDTCSRALVHIYDHLSRGSIGNQKEKAAFKKQLADYADKFHQICKSDAVSRCGSVMRPVKKRLKWAKLAFQHLQILPEPEQVLSSAQHRTPDSSIALNLDLPHIEGLLLDPAFATARLGDLSSSDIVPDALLVDRQPVSGITDPFFVDDPIIGTLLGLSGVTDTREQLYQDYTRLQQSKQSMGSEQDLLHIQNPMRLLPGDGESLDLVYRGPRGSPLSLANTTDRPSELNSPYEMTEPIRSDMDNFTLSEQPLDNDLLLQLLSNSDDNMGTLYGN; this comes from the exons ATGAGGCGTGCAAATCCGCTCTACACCGGATTCATGTCCTTGGCGAAGCTCATGGTCCTCTTAGCAGATATAATGTGCCGGTCGCCGACGAAAGAACTAAGTTCCTGGGCCTCA CTGAATCTCAAATACAACTTCCAGGTTTCCC ACGCCGTCAATATGGAGACGCAGACTA GAACATCCGGCCTGCGACAGAGCTGTATCTTTTGTCGGGGCCGAAAGATTCGATGTTCTGGTGGACGTATCTGCAACGCTTGCCGAGACCGTAATATCAACTGCGTCTACGGCCCCGAAGCCCGCAAGGGCCGACCAAAGCGCAAAAGAACGGAGGACAAGTGCACGCTTAACCCGGGTATCAGCAAGCGCGACAGGAAGCAGTCCATTTTATTGACTAATACCACAATAGCCAGTGCTTTGAGTGACGAATCACCGTTGTCCGCGTCAGTGGCCCTCAAGAAGGTTCGCACACTGGGCAACGAACTAGAACAGATGTTTGATGATTATTTTATCAGCAAGACTGGATCGGaatccaatcttcttcagTTGTCTATAACCTCTTTCCAGCGCCACCGGCGGCCGTACACTTCGACGCCATCCAGCCATCCTACACAGCATCAGGTCAACTATGATGGGCTACTATCCTCCATTGCCCAAGAGATGCTGGAACTGCTACTGCTGCGCGTTGGCTCTTTGAGATGTGGACAGCCAGAGAATGGGAACCGAAACTTCTTTATTGCTAGTCTAGTGGCTGACACTACATCATCCATGTTCGATCCTCCACAGCATCAAAATCCTCTAACAGCTCTGGGAAAGCATCGCATCTTGCAGTTGGTTGACATGTGGTTTTCGGCGCATCCTCTATCGCCACTCGTATCAAAAACCTTGCTTACTAGTGACGTTAAGGATGGAACAGTGGATGAAGCCCTATTGGCAATAATCCTGGCCGATGCTTACCATGTTTTAGGTGGTACTAGCGAGCAGTATGGGGCTATAAGCGATGAATCCCAGAAGTTGTTCGAGTTTGCCACCACTCAAATCAAACAACGCCAGCTACCACTTGGCGACTCAGAAGCACTTTCCACAGCACAAACTCTGTTTCTCATAGCATGGAGGGAGCTGTGCTTGGGCCATGCCCGCCGAGCAACCTGCATTGTGGGTTATACTTGCTATATGGCCTCACGTTTAGCCAAAACAGGGAAGAATACCGACATGAAGAGAGTGAAATTGAATGGTGTTGAGATTGACCTGGTCAAGAAAGAGGTCCTGCAAAATATTCACTGGTTATGTttgaccaccaccacctggGCCTTTATGCAGTTTGACCAGGCGCTTGCGCTCTTCGGCCCCGATGAGATCCCTGAATTTCCCTGTTTAGATGAGACCACCTCAGCCCTGATCCGCTTGGACCAGGCATCAGACAACATCTCTACGCTTTCGGCACAGATACAAGCCTTACGACGTCTATGGCCTCTCAGCCATATTGCCAGCACTGTATCTCACATCTACATTCTGTATTTCGATATGCCTGCCAAGAAAGTCCCAAACGCCTCATGGCAGGAACAGCATATCCATCAATTATACGATCTCCTTCAGTCTTGTGCTGATTTCCCCACGTTGTCGGTGAAGATTAGAGATGTCCTCCTTCAGGCGGTACAAGCTGTGGAGAGACGAATCACGATGTTGTCTTCGCAGCTTTACCTGTTGACTGCCTATCATATTATAATCACGCACATGTTATTCTCCCAGAACAAAACGGACCAAGAGTCGTTGAGCCTGTCGTCTACAGCCATAAATGCATTCTGCCAGTCTGCGTCAGCGCTTCTAGCCCTCTCGTACCGCTCCCTAGATCCGTCAAAGGGTCTAATGCCAGTACAGCGAGACGACGGGGTGGAATTTATCAATATGCTTGTCCTGGGGCTAGATACATGTAGCAGAGCCCTTGTTCATATCTACGACCATCTCAGCCGCGGTTCGATTGgcaaccaaaaagaaaaagcagcaTTCAAAAAACAGTTGGCGGATTATGCTGATAAGTTCCATCAAATCTGTAAAAGTGATGCGGTGTCACGATGTGGATCCGTGATGCGGCCTGTTAAGAAACGGCTCAAATGGGCGAAATTGGCATTTCAACACCTTCAAATCCTACCTGAGCCCGAACAAGTGCTTTCATCTGCCCAGCACAGGACCCCTGACTCATCGATAGCTCTGAATCTTGACTTACCCCATATTGAGGGCTTGCTGTTAGATCCCGCCTTTGCCACTGCTCGACTTGGGGACTTGTCATCGTCAGACATAGTTCCCGATGCGCTCTTGGTGGACCGGCAGCCGGTCTCGGGAATTACGGACCCATTCTTTGTGGATGATCCCATCATCGGCACGCTTCTTGGGCTTTCGGGAGTTACTGATACCCGTGAGCAGTTGTATCAGGACTATACCAGGTTGCAGCAGAGCAAGCAGAGCATGGGGTCAgagcaagatcttctccacaTTCAGAATCCAATGCGCTTGCTTCCAGGCGATGGGGAAAGTCTAGATTTGGTGTATCGTGGTCCCAGGGGTTCGCCTTTGAGTCTCGCCAATACCACTGACCGGCCGAGCGAGCTCAACTCGCCATATGAAATGACAGAACCTATACGTAGTGACATGGACAATTTCACGCTGTCAGAGCAGCCTTTGGACAATGATTTGCTGTTACAGTTGCTCAGCAACTCCGATGATAACATGGGAACCTTGTACGGCAATTGA
- a CDS encoding uncharacterized protein (predicted protein) has protein sequence MRRRNAKTVTFTSPTYIEASDIEFSTDDELDEVASLTDADGLRGDVDDLQESEHEDIVVEPLRPKSQRDKASEDLETVHEAKESDRASPEKQRSSAELLESEDSFFKDDTVETKKISLTPNLLRDEVGSSSVANDAREVGYTS, from the exons ATGCGCCGTAGGAATGCGAAGACCGTAACATTTACGAGCCCAACATACATAGAAGCATCTGACATAGAGTTTTCGACGGATGACGAACTGGATGAAGTTGCTTCTTTGACCGATGCGGATGGATTGCGAGGGGATGTTGACGACTTACAAGAGAGTGAACATGAGGACATTGTTGTCGAGCCTCTCCGACCGAAGTCGCAAAGAGACAAGGCAAGCGAGGATTTGGAAACAGTACACGAAGCGAAAGAATCTGATCGGGCCAGCCCCGAAAAACAACGATCTAGTGCTGAGTTGTTGGAGTCTGAAG ATTCATTCTTCAAGGATGACACTgttgagacgaagaagatctctCTTACACCCAACCTCCTCCGCGACGAGGTTGGAAGTAGTAGCGTGGCTAATGACGCAAGAGAGGTAGGATACACTTCATAA
- a CDS encoding mitochondrial 54S ribosomal protein uL15m (predicted protein): MPPRLQILPTQWQRPLSRPLSAISSLSLLFPQIQQQSRNAHILASLSDTPGAYNKRIRRGRGPASGKGKTSGRGHKGQKQHGKVPARFNGGQTPEIIVHGERGFNNVFSLDLAPVNLDRIQEWIDQGRIDPARPITIRELAQSRCIHQTKEGVKLLGRGAESTLEQPIHIVVSRASATAIAAVEAAGGSVTTRFYTKSAIARIMRREMHPFVSTAWTKESGSEGLNNAEGAENLTESAIMKEMGFQYRLPDPTKRKDIEYYRDPAHRGYLSHLLKPMEGPSLFFRSPVERKTAAGVKKEKVLPENRLW, encoded by the exons ATGCCGCCCAGGCTTCAAATACTGCCTACCCAGTGGCAGCGCCCACTTTCAAGACCCCTTTCCGCCATCtcatccctttccctccttttccctcAGATTCAGCAACAAAGCCGCAATGCTCACATTCTAGCTTCCCTTTCCGATACCCCGGGTGCCTATAACAAACGGATCAGGAGAGGTCGCGGTCCGGCGTCAGGGAAGGGTAAGACCTCCGGCAGAGGTCATAAGGGTCAGAAGCAGCATGGAAAGGTCCCGGCTAGGTTCAACGGTGGTCAGACGCCGGAAATTATTGTTCATGGCGAGAGGGGATTCAATAATGT CTTCTCTCTTGACCTTGCGCCGGTCAACCTCGACCGCATCCAAGAATGGATCGACCAAGGCCGCATCGACCCTGCTCGGCCCATCACCATCCGCGAGCTGGCCCAATCGCGCTGCATCCACCAAACGAAAGAAGGCGTAAAGCTTCTTGGTCGGGGTGCTGAATCTACCCTCGAACAACCCATCCACATCGTCGTTTCTCGCGCCTCGGCAACCGctattgctgctgttgaggctGCGGGTGGATCCGTTACTACCAGATTCTACACGAAATCGGCAATCGCACGCATCATGCGCCGTGAGATGCACCCATTCGTGTCTACGGCTTGGACAAAGGAGAGTGGCAGCGAGGGATTGAACAACGCCGAGGGAGCGGAGAACCTGACCGAGTCTGCCatcatgaaggagatgggCTTCCAGTATAGGCTGCCCGatccgacgaagagaaaagatatcgAGTACTACCGTGATCCTGCTCACAGAGGATATCTGAGCCATTTGTTGAAGCCTATGGAGGGACCCAGTCTGTTCTTCCGCTCGCCGGTTGAGAGGAAGACTGCTGCTGGTGttaagaaggagaaggtcttgCCCGAGAACAGACTTTGGTAA
- a CDS encoding serine/threonine-protein kinase (Ca2+/calmodulin-dependent protein kinase, EF-Hand protein superfamily) yields MFLSMWSSGEEPAPQPDDEGQMVGTEYVLGKQIGFGGFSTVKEAYKADETGGTKRLAVKIVRKQVSGKNEKENDEVQAEFDHEVRVWRYLNHPNVLTLDAVYETDYATFCFTKLAIGGTLFDLIRQNRRGLDIKLAKKYTYQLACALRYLHEDARVVHRDIKLENCLLDPIELPDGTKASNLVLCDFGMAEWMNIDNGGVSPDPYDDAADRPPPKTIGPAGSSTSVAGSLEYASPELLLSTSGLIDASVDIWAFGVIAYTVLVGSRPFQDPFTPRIQSQILSGNWDRTAVLGDETDLPARKDREHALELIEGCLDMSVEKRWTIRDVLSSRWLRELSEKGEDGEADSIWKLYNSIRLLEGGLKNQKLI; encoded by the exons ATGTTCCTTTCCATGTGGAGCAGTGGCGAAGAGCCTGCACCACAGCCTGATGACGAGGGCCAAATGGTTGGAACTGAGTATGTTCTGGGAAAGCAGATCGGCTTTGGGGGGTTCAGTACAGTAAAGGAGGCGTACAAAGCCGATGAAACTGGTGGAACCAAAAGGCTGGCTGTTAAGATTGTGCGGAAGCAAGTCTcaggaaagaatgaaaaggagAACGATGAGGTTCAAGCAGAATTTGATCATGAAGTTCGAGTCTGGCGATATCTCAACCATCCAAATGTTTTGACGCTTGACGCTGTCTACGAAACTGACTACGCGACATTTTGCTTTACTAAATTAGCCATCGGCGGTACCCTTTTCGATCTTATCCGGCAAAACCGGCGCGGACTTGACATAAAGCTTGCAAAGAAATATACTTATCAGTTAGCGTGCGCACTGCGATACCTGCATGAAGATGCCCGAGTGGTGCACCGAGATATTAAATTGGAAAACTGCCTTCTAGACCCGATTGAGCTTCCAGACGGAACGAAGGCATCGAACCTTGTCTTGTGTGACTTTGGAATGGCGGAATGGATGAACATCGATAACGGGGGTGTCTCTCCCGACCCATACGACGACGCTGCGGATCGGCCACCACCTAAAACGATCGGCCCTGCTGGGTCAAGTACTAGCGTTGCAGGAAGCCTGGAATATGCATCTccagagcttcttctttctaccaGTGGTCTCATCGACGCGTCCGTTGATATATGGGCATTTGGCGTGATCGCTTATACTGTGCTCGTAGGATCTCGCCCCTTTCAAGATCCGTTCACGCCCCGCATTCAGTCGCAGATTCTTAGCGGGAACTGGGACAGGACGGCAGTCCTAGGTGATGAAACAGATCTGCCGGCCCGCAAGGACCGGGAGCACGCCCTTGAGTTGATCGAGGGTTGTTTAGATATGAGCGTTGAAAAGCGTTGGACCATCCGTGATGTACTCTCATCCCGTTGGCTCCGGGAACTCTCTGAAAAGGGTGAAGATGGTGAAGCCGACTCCATCTGGAAGCT TTATAATAGCATTCGCCTTCTAGAAGGAGGGTTGAAAAACCAAAAATTGATTTAA
- a CDS encoding putative mucin (predicted protein) gives MSLPVFSTQSYSSVPHPFTPTLPLYSRTEDSTCAKKRHLETVLEDPDHHWTAPFRDGLPTPPNDMAGVAYNSIPPSGYGAKFGGVTLPPYAKAPNYTRMASGHHSTASVPQSKPPSQPSLQDAPSSEPTSQKKGSSKPVASYLQIPSSINNSKGNLADFAAQMTCLFWFETTAKLNDIEERKNPLLYIVPEAIPSAGFQKWVTNILSTTQVSQNVILLALLFIYRLKKFNHRVRGKKGSEYRLMTIALMLGNKFLDDNTYTNKTWAEVSGISVQEIHVMEVEFLSNVRYNLFVSEEGWTQWHSKLSLFADFFNKASLAPEAKELESTTSAPRTSPSLGASQVSPSQRLPSPPNSDVLRAQNWSFPSNAPAYAPPAHLGKEFPPMPSKKRTLDDYVEDQPSKRVAMPTTLPTSMSTLPSAALAGVPTLPPVLAATSAPSANSLSGSISRLPRPNFPPSSNIAPGIPTSVLPFPSVANRAMHSVYNPSTNWVPQLPPTQVPPITNGLYNPSVSLPDPARQHNSPFGITSATISPAISAYSSHTPQTNLSPSFFLANRNSPYRPVRNVNTLLIPPPSSSLQQQQRAVPFEHMHYQPLGKTAAERKTGLLPYLHHEAWPQAPFLQPTFHSTPHY, from the exons ATGTCTCTTCCAGTGTTCTCAACACAGTCGTATTCCTCTGTCCCACATCCGTTCACCCCCACTTTACCTCTCTATTCCCGGACGGAAGATTCGACTTGTGCGAAAAAACGACATCTCGAAACAGTTTTGGAGGACCCTGATCACCACTGGACTGCACCGTTCAGGGACGGTCTGCCTACTCCCCCGAACGATATGGCCGGCGTTGCGTACAATAGCATTCCACCCTCCGGCTATGGCGCTAAATTCGGTGGAGTTACACTTCCCCCCTACGCCAAAGCACCCAACTATACGCGCATGGCATCGGGCCACCACTCTACCGCCTCTGTACCGCAGTCGAAGCCGCCGAGTCAACCCTCGCTTCAAGACGCCCCGTCTTCTGAGCCAACTAgccagaagaaaggaagtTCTAAGCCGGTTGCTTCTTATTTGCAGATACCGTCATCTATCAACAATAGCAAGGGTAATCTGGCCGACTTTGCTGCTCAG ATGACATGCTTGTTCTGGTTTGAAACTACGGCCAAGTTGAACGATattgaagaaagaaagaatcctCTTCTGTACATCGTTCCAGAAGCAATTCCGTCCGCTGGTTTCCAGAAATGGGTAACGAACATCCTTTCGACTACGCAAGTCAGCCAGAATGTCATTCTATTAGCACTTCTCTTCATATACCGGTTGAAGAAATTTAATCACCGAGttcgaggaaagaagggtAGCGAGTATAGATTGATGACAATTGCTCTTATGCTGGGAAATAAAT TTCTCGATGATAACACCTACACCAATAAAACGTGGGCTGAGGTTTCTGGCATTTCTGTGCAGGAAATACATGTTATGGAGGTGGAGTTTCTCAGCAATGTGAGGTACAATCTCTTCGTTTCGGAGGAAGGATGGACGCAGTGGCATTCGAAACTTAGTCTTTTTGCCGACTTTTTCAACAAGGCTTCTTTAGCGCCAGAAGCGAAGGAACTAGAGTCGACAACTTCGGCACCTCGTACCTCGCCAAGTCTAGGAGCTTCTCAAGTGTCGCCCTCGCAAAGACTGCCCTCCCCTCCTAATTCGGATGTTCTTCGTGCTCAGAACTGGAGCTTTCCGTCAAACGCGCCAGCATACGCACCACCTGCCCACTTGGGCAAGGAATTCCCGCCGATGCCTTCCAAGAAGCGGACCCTAGATGACTACGTCGAAGACCAGCCATCAAAACGAGTGGCAATGCCAACTACTCTACCTACGTCGATGTCGACGCTCCCATCGGCTGCTTTGGCCGGTGTCCCTACTTTACCCCCAGTCTTGGCAGCAACATCTGCACCGTCTGCGAATAGCCTATCTGGATCGATATCACGATTGCCACGTCCGAACTTCCCACCATCTTCTAATATCGCCCCGGGAATTCCAACATCTGTGCTCCCCTTTCCCTCCGTTGCTAATCGCGCAATGCATTCGGTCTACAATCCTTCCACCAATTGGGTCCCCCAACTGCCACCAACCCAGGTTCCTCCCATTACGAATGGATTGTACAACCCCTCGGTGTCACTCCCAGACCCTGCAAGGCAGCATAATAGTCCGTTTGGCATCACTTCTGCCACTATCTCACCCGCCATCTCTGCATACTCGAGCCACACACCCCAGACTAATTTGtcgccttcctttttccttgcGAACCGCAACTCACCTTATCGACCTGTTCGCAATGTCAACACCTTGTTGATTCCTCCACCCTCGTCCTCacttcaacaacaacaacgcGCAGTTCCTTTCGAGCATATGCATTATCAGCCTCTCGGTAAAACCGCAGCAGAGCGCAAGACTGGCCTGCTGCCCTATCTTCACCACGAGGCTTGGCCGCAGGcaccttttcttcaacccACCTTCCATTCAACCCCGCACTATTAA
- a CDS encoding Gfo/Idh/MocA family protein (dimeric dihydrodiol dehydrogenase) produces the protein MGDEIELLHWGILGFTGNLNYHVGREDPNGPHHALVGVASSRSRDVAKEFLESFDVPECTLTFHDYSELVRSDLIDVVFIATPHSHHFQNALLALEAGNHVVCQKSLTVNAAQAKKLFETAKREQLFLMEGWWLWWPQASRQTCRLLRDGEIGQVNRIVANFGIRNNYCMFGSASDRLTSKELAGGALLELGSLALHWILRALPGGACRPTQVTSTMKKCPESGVDETTTINMGFSIGGREIRTKAIASLSTPASPDGQLAHVIIEGSNGKIEIRGWEALPTELYLFKNSYSLSKPYDVTFHEEEPLFVPEADEVARCIREGLLESPEMPWAESLLVMEIMDFVRKQNDLQYPPEIEASEPSVMLPSRLL, from the exons ATGGGAGATGAAATAGAGCTCTTGCACTGGGGCATACTAG GCTTTACGGGGAACCTCAATTATCACGTGGGCAGAGAAGATCCAAATGGCCCTCATCACGCATTAGTCGGCGTAGCGTCCTCTCGTTCGAGAGACGTGGCTAAGGAATTCCTCGAGTCATTTGACGTTCCCGAATGCACCTTGACATTTCACGACTATTCGGAGCTAGTTCGCAGTGATCTCATCGACGTAGTGTTCATTGCCACACCACATTCCCATCATTTCCAAAATGCTCTGCTGGCACTCGAAGCAGGAAACCATGTCGTTTGTCAGAAGAGCCTGACAGTGAACGCTGcacaagccaagaagctgttCGAAACTGCGAAGCGGGAGCAACTATTCCTCATGGAGGGATGGTGGCTGTGGTGGCCACAAGCAAGTAGACAAACATGTCGACTGCtcagagatggagagattggACAAGTTAATCGCATAGTTGCCAACTTCGGCATCAGAAACAACTATTGTATGTTCGGCTCTGCGAGTGATCGACTAACATCGAAAGAGCTGGCTGGTGGGGCGCTCTTGGAAC TTGGTAGTTTGGCCCTCCACTGGATACTTCGGGCTCTCCCAGGAGGAGCTTGTCGCCCAACCCAGGTTACGTCTACTATGAAAAAATGTCCCGAATCAGGCGTCGACGAAACCACCACTATTAATATGGGTTTTTCAATAGGTGGACGTGAAATACGCACTAAAGCAATCGCCAGTTTATCTACCCCAGCCAGCCCCGACGGACAGCTTGCACATGTGATCATCGAAGGCTCTAATGGCAAGATCGAGATCCGTGGATGGGAAGCGTTACCGACAGAGCTGTATCTCTTCAAGAATAGCTATAGCCTTTCCAAGCCTTATGATGTGACATTCCACGAGGAAGAGCCGTTGTTCGTTCCAGAGGCGGACGAGGTCGCACGATGTATCCGTGAAGGTCTCCTGGAGAGTCCTGAGATGCCTTGGGCGGAGAGCCTACTCGTCATGGAGATCATGGACTTCGTGCGCAAGCAGAATGACCTGCAATACCCCCCGGAGATTGAAGCGTCGGAACCCTCCGTCATGCTTCCTTCTAGACTATTGTGA